In Phycisphaerae bacterium RAS2, the DNA window CAGGCCGACGCGCGCGAGCAATTGCTCGGCACGCGCCAATGCAGAGCCGGACGATGTTCCGTGGTTGGAAGAGTCATGGGGCGATCCGGCCAGCGCCGGCACGACGACGTTCTCCAGCGCCGTGCAATAGGGCAGCAGCAAGTGATCCTGAAACACGAATCCGATATGACGGTTGCGAAATGCGGCAAGCTGTTTCTCCGGGAGTTCAAACGGGTCTTCGCCGGCCAAAAGGAGTTTGCCGCGGCTGGGTGACTCGAGTGTGCCGAAGATCGCCAGCAACGTGCTCTTGCCCGAGCCGCTCGGCCCCATGATCGCGACGGTGTCGCCGGGATGGAGTTCGAGCGAGCACTCGTCCAGGATGTGCAACGAACCGCGCGAGGTTTCGTACTCCTTGCCGATGGCCGTCGCGGAAAGGATCGGGACGTGACCCGATGCGCCGGGCGCGCTTGAATTCACCGTGGTCGTCCCGTGTGGCGTCCCGTCCGTCATGGCATCCACCCGTGGCCTCTATTCGACCGATCGACCCGCTTCGCGGGCGCACTGCTCAACGACGCGCCACGCTGACTGGGCCATGATTGTATCAGAATAGCGCGACCGCACCGCCTCGTGTCCGGCTCGGCCCAATCGTTCCACCTCGCCCGGCGCGTCCATCAGGCCCGCCAGCTTTGCGGCAAGATCCGTTGAATCGAGCGGGCGACACAGCATGCCGCCGCCCGTGTCGCCGACCAGCTCCGGGAAACTCCCATGCGCCGGCTGTACGACCGGCACGCCCTGCGCCATCGCCTCCAGCACCGACAGACCTTTTGCCTCCCGGTACGTCGTCGGGACCGACAGCACGGTGCAGGCGCGCAGGAGGTCGGCCTTGCCGGTGCGATCGACTTCGCCGCGGTAGTCGATCCGGTCTTCGAGGCCGTCGCGCCGCCATTGATTTCTCAATTTGTCAAGATACGGGCGTTCGGGGCGGCCGAGGTAGCCGCCGATGATCAACCGCACGTCGCGCCGCTCGGCACGCAGGCGGCCGAACGCGTCGACCAACAGGTGCAGGCCCTTTTCTGGGCAGATGCGCGCGAGGTAGCCGATTGTGAACGTCGCCGGCGTCGGCCGCGGACCGACCGACCCGAGGTCGTCCGTGTGCACGCCGAGCGGAACGTGGTGAATCCGCGCGGGGTCGATGGCGAATTCGCGCGCCGCGTAGTCGCCGTAATAGCGCGTGACCGCGATGAACGCGTCCACGTCGCGTTGCCGCGTGCGGATCAATTCGAGCACGCGCGTCCGCTGCGCCGCGGGCAGCTTGTCGATGAAGATGTCCTCGCCGGTCAGCGTGCAGACCACGCCGACGCCCAGCCGTCGCTTGATCTCGCGCGCCAGGCCGACGAAGAACGCATCGGGCAGGTGAACCACGTCCGGCTTGAACTCACCGACCGCTTCGATCAACTCATCCAGTTCCGCGGAGAGCGGCCCGCGCTCGCCCTCCAGCACGGCTGCGGTCAGGTCTCCCGCCGCCGCGCCGGATGTCTCGCCGGCCCAACGCATCACGGCGCGCAGCAGCGCCGGAGCGTCGAGCATCCGTCGCAAGAACGCCGGAACGCGTCGAAACAACGGCGACTTGTGCTGAAGGTAAACGTTAATGCCGCCGTACAGCACGCGCGACTGGCTCACGTCGCGCTCGTCGGTGCGGATCGGCGTGAACACCGGAACGAGCAGCACCTTGCGCCCCTGGCGGATCAACGCGGCCGCCAGCGTGTTATCGCGCATGCAACTGCCGCAGAGCATGCCTCCGGCGCCGGCGGTGAGGTAGGCCAGTCTCATTCAGATGCTGCCGCGATGTGGCACAAAAAAAGCGGGCCGCCCGGATCCGGACAGCCCGCGCGCAATTCAAGTTACTCCCAACGGCCGGCCAACGCCAAGCCGGCTGGGTGTCCGTCGCAGGTGGAGTCTAGCGTCGGCGGCGAAGCACGAGACCGCCCAGCATCAGCAGGGCTGCTGTCGCCGGCTCGGGCACGAACGTTGTGTTGACGACGCAGACGTAGTCAAACACGATCGGCTCGTCGGGCTGCGCCGGGTTGCCAAGCGCGCCGATGCCGGCCCAGTTCTGGGCGATGCGCGATGTGCCGAAGTCGATCTGCCCCGATGAACTGCTCGGCATGACGACGGGCGAGACCAGCCCGAACATGCTCAAGTCGTTCGCAAAGGTGATGGAGTAGTCTTCGGCGGTGCTGAACTCGCCGGTGCCGGCGTTGAACGTTCCCGACGAGGTGCCGGGCACGATGCTGACGGTGATCGCGCCGGTCTGAATGCCGCCGGGCAGTTCAATCGAGTCAATGTGCTGAAGGTAGCTCTCGAACTGCGCCGTGCCGTTCACGTCGTCGTAGCTCAACGTGAAATCGGTATTCGAAATCTGCCCGCTGCGCGGTCCGCCGTATTCGGCCGGAAAGTTCAGCGTGAAGAAGTTCGGCTGGCTTGGATCATGAACCGCCGAGAGGGCGATCATTCCGGCCTGCGCGGCCGATGCCAGAGTTACGACGCAAAGGGCCGCCGCCAGGACTTTCATCTTCGACATGCAGGATGCTCCTTTCTGAAAACGACTCGCGCAAGCGTGTGGGGTCGGTAAAGGGGGGACTATAGCCGATTCCCGCTCCTTTGAAAAGCAACGCAAACCCCTCGCCGGCTTCACGATTTCCGCACCGGCAGCCAGCAAAAAGGCCGGCCCTATCATCTCTATGGGCCGGTCCGTCCGCCGCCTTGGATTGGGTCGCCGAAGCAGAGAATGTCTCCATCCTCCGTTCCAATTACGAGACAGCCGCCGCCGATGGCGGGGGATGCGGTCATTGGCGAACCGGCTTCATAACGCCAACGCTCTTCGCCGCTGCGAAGGTCTAGGCCGTACAGGTTGCCGTCCGACGAGCCGACCCAGACGCGTTCGCTCGCGACGACGGGGGACGAATCAACCCGGCCGCGCGTGCGGAACTGCCAACGAGGCTTGCCGGTCTTGCGATCCAGCGCGTGAACGAATTTGTCGCGGCTGCCGATGATGACGAGCTCATCGGTCACGGCGGCCGAGGCGTAGAACGGAAAGTCGCGGTCCTTGTTGGTGAAAGTCCAGCGGCGCTCGCCGCGATTCAGATCAATTGCCAGTACCTCATTGCCGAATGTTCCAACGTAGACGGTGTTGTCCACGATCGCAGCGGAACAACCGGACACACTTCGCAAGTCCGCGGTGTCGAGCGGTTTGCCGTCGGAGAGCTGCAGGGTGTGCAATTTCTGATCGCATCCCGCGACGATCGCCTTTCCGTCGGTCACACCGACGGTGCCGTGTACGCGGCCGTCGGTAAGGTGCTTCCAGAGAAGCGAGCCGTCGGCGAGTTTGAGGCAGTACACGTTGCCGTCGTAGGAGCCGAAGACAACGCGGTCTCCGGCACACGTCGGCGAACTGATGTTCTCAGCTTCCGCGCGGAACGACCATCGCCGCGTACCGTCGGCTTTGTTGAGCGCGTGAAAGCCGCCGTCCTCGTCACCGTACAGCACGAGGTCGCCGCAGACCGCGGGCGAAGATTGAATCGTCGGCGGGATGGCCTGACTGGTGGAGGCCGGCCCACTCGTGGTGCGCGCGGGCGGAGTCTTTGCAGCCCAGATGACGCTGCCGTCGGCGAGTTTCAAGGCATAGAGCGTGCCGTTGTCGCAGCCGACGTAGACGACGCCTCCGACGATGGCGGCGCTGGAGCCGACGGGTTCTCCGGCGGAGAACTTCCATCGCAAAGAGGGCTTGTCCGACAGGGTTGATGTTGCGACGCCGCTGAGGCGATCGTTCCCGCGAAACGAGGGCCAGTCGGACGGCCCGATCAATGCCGCAACCAGCCAAGCAAAGGTCAATGCCGAATGCATGCAACAATTTCCCAGAAATCAGAGCCGGGCCGTGTCGGCCCGGTGAACGCGCGCCATCGCGCAATCAACCGGCTCGGCATGAGCCGGCTCCGGAAGATCGCCTCAACTCGGTTTGAACCGTAGCACCATCGCCGCGCCGCCGGCCGCGAGAAGAATGCCGACATAAAAAAGCGGACTGGGCGCATTCTGCGGCTTGTGCAGGATCATGCCGACGAATGTTGCCACAATCGGCGCGCCGGCAAAGACCAGCGGCGGAACCGTCAACGGCGTGCCGCCCGTGCGCAACGCATAGATCACACACAGCGCCCCCAGCGCGCCCAGTACCCCCGCAAGCGTCGAAATCGTCATGCCCTTGCCGGAGAACGCCATCGGTTCGGCCTTGCCGACCGTCAGCGCCAAGCCTGGTATGACGACGGCCACGAGGCAGTATGCGAGACCCACGAACAGGAACGCTCGGATCGGCCCCTTCGGCTCGAAGCCCATCTGGCCGCTGTGAATGGTCGGCACGTAGGCACCCCACGACAACACCGCGCCGATGACGAACCAAAGATAAGGTTTCATGCAGACTGCCTCATTCGTGTCACTTTGCTAGTTTCGCGCGGACGCTCGCCGGGATCGCCACCGACCGAAACGCCCCGCCGGGAAGCAATTCGCAGCAGACGGCCTTGGTCCGCCCGCGCGCCAGCCGTTGCCCGGCTTTGCTGAACAACACTTCGTACGTCATTGACTTGTCGGTCAGGTCGGTGAGGGTCATCGCGAGGTCGATTTCGTCCTCGAAGCGCAGCGGGCCGAAGTATTCGCAACTGGTCATGACCCGCGGCCAACTGATCGTCGCGCCGTCCACGTCCTGAATCACGCTCATTCCGCGCGACCGGAAGAAGGCGTGCTCGACTTCCTCCATCCAGCGGTAGTAATTGGAAAAGTGCATGACGCCGGCGACGTCCGTCTCGGCGAAGGTCACGCGGCGCGTCATGGAAAACTCAACGGGCATCGGCTGCCTTCAGGAAGAACTTGTTGACCGTCGCGGCCGCCGGCGCGGGCGTCATCAACGAAACGACGACGAGCGCCACCGTCGCGAATACCACCATCGGCGCCGCCGGCACGAGGCCCCAGACTTCGGGATCGATGCGCGACGCGAAGCCCTGTTCCAGCCCGATTCGCACATAGAAGAATACGCCGCTGCCGACGCCCGCGATCACCGAAGCGTAGGCACCCCATTTCGTCAGCCGCCGCCAGTAGAGCGCCGCGCACACAAGCGGGAACAGCGCCGAGAAACCGCTGAAACACCACACCGCGAGGTTGAAGATCGGGCGCGTCTCGCGCAGCAAAAGCGTCAGCAGCCAACTCACCAGCACCACGGCAATGACGAAGACCCGGCCGGTGACGAGGCGCTGCCGGTCGGTCATGGAATCCTTCCGAGCGTAATGGTCAACGATGTCATGCGTGAACATTGACCCAAGGCTCAAAAACTGCGCATCCATGCCGCCGAGAATCGCCGCCAGAACACCGGCAGCCAGCAACCCGCTCACCCAGGGATTGCTCAACATCTGCACCATGAACGCGAGCACCGTGTTCGGATTCGGCACGGGTCCACCGGGGACAAGCGGCCCTTCGGGCGTAAAGGGCACGACCGGTTTGCCTCCGATCATGGCCGACGACGCCCAGACACCGATGGCCACGCATGGCGCCCAGATCGCCATGATGAGCAAGGGGTGCAGCGTCACCGTCAATCGAAACGCCTTGGCGGATCGCGCCGTAAGCCAGAGCTGAAACAGATGCGGGAACATCGCGACGCTCAACGGAATGAACCCGTAGCTCAAGAACTCCAGCTCCGTCATGCGCTTGGGTTTGTGCGGGCGAAGCGTGGGTGTGGGCTTTGCATCAGGCTCAACCGAGGAGCGGCCGTCAGGGAGCGCGTTCGATGCCTGGGCATTGACAGTGGGTTGCGTCGAGGCGCGCCACTGCGCCATTTTCTCCTGATAGATGCGCTCGTGTTCCGGCGTGACCTCGCGCGTCAGCTTGCTGGGGTTGTATTCCTGCACCATGCGCGTGGCTTCCTTCGCGCCGCCGAGCCGGTCGGCGATGGCCCAGAACGTCACGACGCCGACCACGAGGAAGATCAACGTCTGCAGCGCGTTGGCCCAGGCCGTGGCTCGCGCGCCGCCCAGCCAGACGTAGAGCCACACCACGCCGGTGCTCAACAGCGTGCCAAGCCAGAAGGGCACGCCGCCCTGCGTGGAGGCGAAGAACGACGGAAACGCGCCGCGCGTCGCCACCTGGATCATGTTTCCTGAACCGATGATGCCAATGATGATGTACGGCATCTGGAGCAACACGAGAATGGGGAACAACAGCACACCGATGTTGCTTGATTGCAGGCGGTCGCGGAAGAACTGGATCTGCGTCTGGTAGCCGTACCGCTTGCCCAGGCCCCACAGCCGCACGCCGATCAGAAAAAAGCATGCCGCGTGGACGATGCCGGACCACGACGCCATCTTGCCATAGACGCCGATGCCCGATGCCCAGGCTTCGCCGCTGCTGCCCTGTATTGCGAACGCGGTCATGGTCGTGCCGAAGACGGACAGCACGAGCAGCACGGGCCCGACGCCGCGCGACGCGATGAAATAATCGACTGCGGTGCCCTTGAAAAGCGAATTGCTGGCGAGGCCCAGGACGATCAGCGCCGCCAGGTACGCGACGATGATCCAGAGCTGAATCATGCCGGGTGTGAACTCTCCGGCAGCGGCAAGCAGCGCGGGCATCAGTGGCCTCCCCGGCCGCCGGGGGGCGCCGTCCATGCGTCGGAATCCGCCACTTCGGCGTCAGCGGGCCAGCAGTATTTGCAGGCAAGCCCCCAGACGAGCGATGCGGCGAGCGAGAGCGCCACGTGGTAGGCGAGGCTGACCGGCAGGAACCCCATGACCAGCGTCGTGTGATCGGCGCGCCACCAGTAGTCCTGATGGAGGAGGATGAGCAGCAAGACCATGAAATAGACAAAAAGCTTCATTTAACGGGGGCCTCTTCGTCCAGGGCGATCGAATCCGGCAACTTCAGATGCCGCGCCATGGTATCAAACAACTCGCCGAGGTCGTCGTCAAATACGTCCCCGATCAACACGCGCGTCACGGCGTCCTTCAGATGCGGATACTGTCGCACGAACCCGCCGAGGCTGAACGTCGGATCGTAGTAGGCATACACCAGCATGCGCACGCGGTGCATGCCCTCGGCGAGCTTCCTGCCGAAACGCCCCAGGTTTGCCGCCGAGGTGTCGCCCGACGTCAGGGCCGCATCGACCGCATCGGCCGCGTAGTCGCCGCTCTTCAGGGCCAGCATGACGCCCGACGAGTAAAGGGGATCGAGGAACCCGAAAGCATCGCCGACCAGCAGCCAGCCGTCGCCGGCCGCGCGCCGCGAGCGGTACGAAAAATC includes these proteins:
- the putP gene encoding Sodium/proline symporter, producing the protein MPALLAAAGEFTPGMIQLWIIVAYLAALIVLGLASNSLFKGTAVDYFIASRGVGPVLLVLSVFGTTMTAFAIQGSSGEAWASGIGVYGKMASWSGIVHAACFFLIGVRLWGLGKRYGYQTQIQFFRDRLQSSNIGVLLFPILVLLQMPYIIIGIIGSGNMIQVATRGAFPSFFASTQGGVPFWLGTLLSTGVVWLYVWLGGARATAWANALQTLIFLVVGVVTFWAIADRLGGAKEATRMVQEYNPSKLTREVTPEHERIYQEKMAQWRASTQPTVNAQASNALPDGRSSVEPDAKPTPTLRPHKPKRMTELEFLSYGFIPLSVAMFPHLFQLWLTARSAKAFRLTVTLHPLLIMAIWAPCVAIGVWASSAMIGGKPVVPFTPEGPLVPGGPVPNPNTVLAFMVQMLSNPWVSGLLAAGVLAAILGGMDAQFLSLGSMFTHDIVDHYARKDSMTDRQRLVTGRVFVIAVVLVSWLLTLLLRETRPIFNLAVWCFSGFSALFPLVCAALYWRRLTKWGAYASVIAGVGSGVFFYVRIGLEQGFASRIDPEVWGLVPAAPMVVFATVALVVVSLMTPAPAAATVNKFFLKAADAR
- a CDS encoding 1,4-dihydroxy-2-naphthoyl-CoA hydrolase; the protein is MPVEFSMTRRVTFAETDVAGVMHFSNYYRWMEEVEHAFFRSRGMSVIQDVDGATISWPRVMTSCEYFGPLRFEDEIDLAMTLTDLTDKSMTYEVLFSKAGQRLARGRTKAVCCELLPGGAFRSVAIPASVRAKLAK
- the lolD_2 gene encoding Lipoprotein-releasing system ATP-binding protein LolD, whose translation is MTDGTPHGTTTVNSSAPGASGHVPILSATAIGKEYETSRGSLHILDECSLELHPGDTVAIMGPSGSGKSTLLAIFGTLESPSRGKLLLAGEDPFELPEKQLAAFRNRHIGFVFQDHLLLPYCTALENVVVPALAGSPHDSSNHGTSSGSALARAEQLLARVGLNDRMDHRPAELSGGERQRTAIARALINQPRLLLADEPTGNLDRASADGVARLLLEVAAEQRTALVAVTHSRALADQFKRRFELVGGRLMPLA
- the mfpsA gene encoding Mannosylfructose-phosphate synthase; the encoded protein is MRLAYLTAGAGGMLCGSCMRDNTLAAALIRQGRKVLLVPVFTPIRTDERDVSQSRVLYGGINVYLQHKSPLFRRVPAFLRRMLDAPALLRAVMRWAGETSGAAAGDLTAAVLEGERGPLSAELDELIEAVGEFKPDVVHLPDAFFVGLAREIKRRLGVGVVCTLTGEDIFIDKLPAAQRTRVLELIRTRQRDVDAFIAVTRYYGDYAAREFAIDPARIHHVPLGVHTDDLGSVGPRPTPATFTIGYLARICPEKGLHLLVDAFGRLRAERRDVRLIIGGYLGRPERPYLDKLRNQWRRDGLEDRIDYRGEVDRTGKADLLRACTVLSVPTTYREAKGLSVLEAMAQGVPVVQPAHGSFPELVGDTGGGMLCRPLDSTDLAAKLAGLMDAPGEVERLGRAGHEAVRSRYSDTIMAQSAWRVVEQCAREAGRSVE
- the bamB_2 gene encoding Outer membrane protein assembly factor BamB precursor; this encodes MHSALTFAWLVAALIGPSDWPSFRGNDRLSGVATSTLSDKPSLRWKFSAGEPVGSSAAIVGGVVYVGCDNGTLYALKLADGSVIWAAKTPPARTTSGPASTSQAIPPTIQSSPAVCGDLVLYGDEDGGFHALNKADGTRRWSFRAEAENISSPTCAGDRVVFGSYDGNVYCLKLADGSLLWKHLTDGRVHGTVGVTDGKAIVAGCDQKLHTLQLSDGKPLDTADLRSVSGCSAAIVDNTVYVGTFGNEVLAIDLNRGERRWTFTNKDRDFPFYASAAVTDELVIIGSRDKFVHALDRKTGKPRWQFRTRGRVDSSPVVASERVWVGSSDGNLYGLDLRSGEERWRYEAGSPMTASPAIGGGCLVIGTEDGDILCFGDPIQGGGRTGP